The Hyphomicrobiales bacterium genome has a window encoding:
- a CDS encoding conserved hypothetical protein (Evidence 4 : Unknown function but conserved in other organisms) → MSTVLIVLLVILLLGGGGYFGHRSYGPAGLGGVLGFVLVLVLILWLLGAIGGAPVA, encoded by the coding sequence ATGTCCACCGTCCTGATCGTCCTGCTCGTGATCCTGCTGCTCGGCGGCGGCGGGTATTTTGGCCATCGCAGCTACGGCCCCGCCGGGCTGGGCGGTGTGCTCGGCTTTGTCCTCGTCCTCGTTCTGATCCTGTGGCTGCTCGGTGCCATCGGCGGCGCGCCGGTGGCATGA
- a CDS encoding Protease-4 yields the protein MSSDADLLADRRSLRRKLTLWRVLAVLGVIVAAVVAGLAWKGDAPASLSSAHIARITVSGFISGDRRTLDLIKSVEDSRAVSAVVLRVDSPGGTTSGSEALHTALRQLAAKKPLVTVVDGVAASGGYIAAMGADRIVARQTSLVGSIGVLFQFPNVSHLLDTVGVKVEAIKSSPLKAAPNGFEPTSPEAREALQRVVNDNYAWFKDMVRDRRHLAEGEVVSVSDGRVHSGRQALGLKLVDQIGGEPEAIAWLEREKGVAKDLRVRDWRRRSESSTFGLWSFAEAMARGAGLEALAATIARAADQPVGLRLDAPLALWQPAAEK from the coding sequence ATGTCGTCGGATGCCGACCTGCTCGCCGATCGCCGCAGCTTGCGCCGCAAGCTGACGCTCTGGCGCGTCCTTGCCGTGCTCGGCGTGATCGTGGCCGCGGTGGTCGCAGGGCTGGCCTGGAAGGGCGATGCCCCCGCGAGCCTGTCGAGCGCGCATATCGCCCGCATCACCGTGTCCGGCTTCATCTCCGGTGATCGCCGCACGCTCGACCTGATCAAGTCCGTCGAAGACAGCAGGGCTGTTTCGGCCGTCGTGCTGCGCGTGGACAGCCCCGGCGGCACGACCTCGGGTTCGGAAGCGCTCCACACGGCGCTGCGCCAGCTCGCAGCCAAGAAGCCGCTGGTCACCGTGGTCGACGGCGTCGCCGCCTCCGGGGGCTACATCGCCGCGATGGGGGCGGACCGCATCGTCGCGCGCCAGACCTCGCTCGTCGGCTCGATCGGCGTTCTTTTCCAGTTCCCCAACGTTTCGCACCTGCTCGACACGGTCGGCGTCAAGGTCGAGGCGATCAAGTCAAGCCCGCTCAAGGCGGCCCCCAATGGCTTCGAGCCGACCTCGCCCGAGGCGCGCGAGGCGCTCCAGCGCGTCGTCAACGACAACTATGCCTGGTTCAAGGACATGGTGCGCGATCGCCGTCATCTCGCCGAGGGCGAGGTCGTGTCCGTTTCGGACGGGCGTGTCCATTCCGGCCGGCAGGCGCTGGGGCTGAAGCTGGTCGACCAGATCGGCGGAGAGCCGGAGGCCATCGCCTGGCTTGAGCGCGAAAAGGGCGTCGCCAAGGATCTCAGGGTCCGCGACTGGCGCCGCCGCAGCGAATCCTCCACCTTCGGCCTGTGGAGTTTCGCCGAAGCGATGGCGCGTGGCGCCGGGCTGGAGGCGCTTGCCGCGACGATCGCGCGGGCGGCGGACCAGCCGGTCGGCTTGCGGCTTGACGCGCCCTTGGCGCTCTGGCAGCCTGCCGCTGAAAAATGA
- the mepA gene encoding Penicillin-insensitive murein endopeptidase: protein MRSTIRIAALLASLALVPAAGLAQSTADQEAKTRAANIAAFPDAARALFGQKTTPASMAARAIGSYARGCLAGGEALPVDGPSWQVMRLNRNRNWGHPVLIDYLEKLARDVPRITGWPGLLVGDMSQPRGGPMLTGHASHQIGLDADVWLTPMPKGRLDREQRENMPAVNMARSDWRDVDPQNWTPAHTRLIRTVAAEPRVERIFVNPALKVALCREAGADKSWLEKVRPIWGHNYHFHIRMACPAGMASCQGQEPPNFGDGCGAELNGWVERQYQAIFNPPKPKPGPKPKPKPPMSLDALPPECRQVLVSR from the coding sequence ATGCGCAGCACTATACGAATCGCCGCCCTTCTCGCCTCGCTGGCCCTTGTCCCGGCCGCGGGACTCGCACAGTCGACCGCCGATCAGGAGGCGAAGACGAGGGCGGCCAACATCGCTGCCTTTCCCGACGCTGCCCGCGCGCTTTTCGGCCAGAAGACGACGCCGGCGAGCATGGCGGCGCGCGCCATCGGCTCCTATGCCCGCGGCTGCCTCGCCGGCGGCGAGGCGCTGCCGGTCGACGGGCCGAGCTGGCAGGTGATGCGGCTCAATCGCAACCGCAACTGGGGCCATCCGGTCCTGATCGACTATCTGGAGAAGCTCGCCCGCGACGTGCCGCGCATCACCGGCTGGCCGGGGCTTCTCGTCGGTGACATGTCGCAGCCGCGTGGCGGCCCGATGCTCACCGGCCACGCCTCCCATCAGATCGGGCTCGATGCCGATGTCTGGCTGACGCCGATGCCGAAGGGGAGGCTCGACCGCGAGCAGCGCGAGAACATGCCGGCCGTCAACATGGCGCGCTCCGACTGGCGCGATGTCGACCCGCAGAACTGGACGCCGGCCCATACCCGTCTGATCCGGACGGTCGCGGCCGAGCCGCGCGTCGAGCGCATCTTCGTCAATCCGGCACTGAAGGTCGCGCTCTGCCGCGAGGCCGGGGCCGACAAGAGCTGGCTGGAAAAGGTGCGGCCGATCTGGGGCCACAACTACCATTTCCACATCCGCATGGCCTGTCCGGCCGGCATGGCGAGTTGCCAGGGCCAGGAACCGCCGAATTTCGGCGATGGCTGCGGGGCCGAGCTGAATGGCTGGGTCGAGCGCCAGTATCAGGCGATCTTCAATCCGCCCAAGCCGAAGCCGGGGCCGAAACCGAAGCCCAAGCCGCCGATGTCGCTGGATGCCTTGCCGCCCGAATGCCGGCAGGTGCTGGTCTCGCGCTGA
- a CDS encoding Membrane protein has protein sequence MFEVAGVAIFALTGAIVAARKGMDPFGFILLATVTGVGGGTLRDVLLGNSAFWVNDPSDVAICSVVALAAWVTAYFRPGLLEGWAGRKILIWADAAGLSLFAVIGTFKGLSAGAPVLSAVALGAMTASFGGILRDILAGDRPMVLWGRDFYVTAATAGAAVTALLIGLGFSMAVVMLGGLFTAFGLRAGSLLRGWAFPNLPGKL, from the coding sequence GTGTTCGAGGTTGCCGGCGTCGCCATCTTCGCGCTGACAGGCGCGATCGTCGCAGCCCGCAAAGGGATGGACCCGTTCGGTTTCATCCTGCTCGCGACGGTCACGGGCGTCGGCGGCGGCACGCTGCGCGACGTCCTGCTCGGCAACAGCGCGTTCTGGGTGAACGATCCCTCCGACGTCGCAATCTGCTCCGTCGTGGCGCTCGCGGCCTGGGTCACCGCCTATTTCCGGCCCGGCCTGCTCGAGGGCTGGGCCGGGCGCAAGATTCTGATCTGGGCGGACGCGGCCGGGCTTTCGCTCTTTGCCGTCATCGGCACGTTCAAGGGCTTGTCCGCCGGCGCGCCGGTTCTTTCCGCCGTGGCGCTCGGGGCCATGACCGCGAGCTTCGGCGGCATCCTGCGCGACATCCTGGCCGGCGACCGGCCGATGGTGCTCTGGGGCCGCGACTTCTACGTCACAGCGGCAACGGCCGGCGCAGCGGTCACGGCCCTGCTGATCGGGCTCGGCTTTTCCATGGCCGTGGTCATGCTGGGCGGCCTGTTCACCGCCTTCGGGCTCAGGGCCGGCTCGCTGCTGCGGGGCTGGGCCTTCCCGAACCTGCCCGGGAAGCTGTAA
- a CDS encoding LapA family protein produces the protein MKAFLKALVLVPVALLVVLFSIANRAPVRVSLDPFSRDLPTLSYELPLFAVVLAAIFVGVLIGGFAAWLAQSKYRRAARRNRREAEVLRAETQALRSAVPDSALPALTSGRN, from the coding sequence ATGAAGGCCTTTCTCAAGGCGTTGGTTCTGGTCCCGGTCGCATTGCTGGTCGTGCTGTTCTCGATTGCGAACCGCGCGCCGGTGCGGGTCTCGCTCGATCCGTTCAGCCGCGACCTGCCGACGTTGTCCTACGAGCTGCCGCTGTTCGCGGTGGTGCTGGCGGCGATCTTCGTCGGTGTCCTCATCGGCGGCTTCGCCGCCTGGCTTGCCCAGAGCAAATATCGCAGGGCGGCCCGCCGCAACCGCCGCGAGGCCGAGGTTCTGCGCGCGGAGACGCAGGCCCTGCGCTCCGCGGTTCCCGACTCGGCCCTGCCTGCCCTGACCAGCGGACGGAATTGA
- a CDS encoding Tim44 domain-containing protein, translating to MSLISFARRGRAVALVAGALLLVPLVAEARPGGGRSSGSRGSFTNSAPPATNTTPGGAQTFQRTNPSSPSMAGPSAGAAAAQAARPSFARNMMMGIGAGLLGAGLFGLLSGSGFFSGLASLAGMFGFLLQLALIAGIVMLAIRFFRRRSEPQLAGAGAPYARQGYDAPQPQPAAARMGGFGGGASAAAVQPQPIELAGEDFNSFERLLGEINTAYSNEDEAGLRQRTTPEMFGYFDEDLSENVRRGVADRVSDVKLLQGDLSQAWREDNTDYATVAMRFSLINTLYDRKSGQVVDGNPSQTQEVKEYWTFLRERGGAWKLSGIQQAA from the coding sequence ATGTCACTGATTTCGTTTGCCCGTCGTGGACGTGCCGTCGCCCTGGTAGCCGGGGCCCTGTTGCTCGTGCCGCTCGTTGCCGAAGCCCGTCCGGGCGGCGGCCGCAGCTCGGGCAGCCGCGGGTCGTTCACCAACAGCGCACCGCCTGCGACGAACACGACGCCGGGTGGTGCACAGACCTTCCAGCGCACGAATCCCTCCTCGCCGTCGATGGCCGGGCCTTCGGCGGGTGCCGCCGCGGCGCAGGCTGCCCGCCCGTCCTTCGCCCGCAACATGATGATGGGCATCGGCGCCGGTCTGCTCGGCGCCGGCCTGTTCGGCCTGCTCTCCGGCTCGGGTTTCTTCAGCGGCCTGGCCTCGCTCGCCGGCATGTTCGGCTTCCTGCTCCAGCTCGCGCTGATCGCCGGCATCGTGATGCTCGCCATCCGCTTCTTCCGCCGCCGGTCCGAGCCGCAGCTCGCCGGTGCGGGGGCGCCCTATGCCCGGCAGGGTTATGACGCGCCGCAGCCGCAGCCTGCCGCGGCCCGCATGGGCGGTTTCGGTGGTGGCGCGTCCGCCGCTGCCGTGCAGCCGCAGCCGATCGAGCTCGCCGGTGAGGACTTCAACAGCTTCGAGCGCCTGCTCGGCGAGATCAACACGGCCTATTCGAACGAGGACGAGGCCGGGCTGCGCCAGCGCACCACGCCGGAGATGTTCGGCTATTTCGACGAGGATCTGTCGGAGAACGTCCGTCGCGGCGTCGCCGACCGCGTGTCCGACGTCAAGCTGCTGCAGGGCGACCTGTCGCAGGCCTGGCGCGAAGACAACACCGATTATGCCACCGTCGCGATGCGCTTCAGCCTGATCAATACGCTCTATGACCGCAAGAGCGGGCAGGTCGTGGACGGTAACCCGTCGCAGACTCAGGAGGTCAAGGAATACTGGACCTTCCTGCGCGAGCGTGGTGGCGCCTGGAAGCTCTCGGGCATCCAGCAGGCCGCCTGA
- the alkB gene encoding Alpha-ketoglutarate-dependent dioxygenase AlkB homolog, producing the protein MTRVAVAPGVVHWPGKLAPMEQAALLAELRAVARKAPFFQPRMPKTGKLFSVRMTNCGPLGWVSDVSGYRYQPEHPETGEPWPMMPAPLLDLWSELSGYPHPPEACLVNFYASSAKMGLHQDRDEQDFDAPVLSISLGDAAIFRIGSTVRGGKTTSLKLASGDVLLFGGEARLAYHGIDRILAGSSTLLPEGGRINLTLRRVTKP; encoded by the coding sequence ATGACCCGTGTCGCCGTCGCACCGGGCGTCGTCCACTGGCCGGGCAAGCTTGCGCCGATGGAACAGGCGGCGCTGCTGGCGGAATTGCGCGCCGTCGCCCGCAAGGCACCGTTCTTCCAGCCCCGCATGCCGAAGACCGGCAAGCTCTTCTCGGTGCGGATGACCAATTGCGGCCCGCTGGGCTGGGTCTCCGACGTCAGCGGCTATCGTTACCAGCCGGAGCATCCCGAGACGGGTGAGCCCTGGCCGATGATGCCGGCGCCCCTGCTCGACCTCTGGAGCGAGCTTTCCGGCTATCCGCATCCGCCCGAAGCCTGTCTCGTCAACTTCTATGCGAGCAGCGCGAAGATGGGCCTGCATCAGGATCGCGACGAGCAGGATTTCGACGCCCCGGTCCTGTCGATCTCGCTCGGTGACGCGGCGATCTTCCGCATCGGGAGCACGGTCCGCGGCGGCAAGACGACCTCGCTCAAGCTCGCTTCCGGCGACGTGCTGCTCTTCGGTGGCGAGGCGCGGCTGGCCTATCACGGCATCGACCGCATCCTCGCGGGATCCTCGACATTGCTGCCCGAGGGCGGACGGATCAATCTCACGCTCAGGCGCGTGACGAAGCCGTGA
- the dapB gene encoding 4-hydroxy-tetrahydrodipicolinate reductase, which produces MSDMRLVVVGAAGRMGRMLIRAIDQAEGCRLAAAIERPGSAAIGADAGVLAGLPSLGVTVTSEAAAAFARADGVLDFTAPEATIAFAGLAAEAGILHVVGTTGLEPTHLAQLAEAARRTPIIRSGNMSLGVNLLAALVRKVAATLGTDWDIEIVEMHHRMKVDAPSGTAVLLGEAAAEGRAVDLAQHRVAARDGITGAREPGTIGFAALRGGTVVGDHKVIFAGIGERLELAHVAEDRSLFAQGAVKAALWGRGRAPGLYSMADVLGLDAL; this is translated from the coding sequence ATGAGTGATATGCGTCTCGTCGTCGTCGGTGCCGCAGGGCGCATGGGGCGGATGCTGATCCGCGCCATCGATCAGGCGGAAGGCTGCCGGCTGGCGGCGGCGATCGAGCGGCCGGGCTCCGCCGCGATCGGCGCCGATGCCGGCGTGCTCGCGGGCCTGCCGTCGCTCGGCGTCACGGTGACGAGCGAGGCGGCCGCGGCCTTTGCCAGGGCGGACGGCGTGCTGGATTTCACCGCTCCGGAAGCGACCATCGCCTTCGCCGGCCTCGCGGCCGAGGCCGGCATCCTGCACGTCGTCGGCACGACGGGGCTCGAGCCCACGCATCTCGCGCAATTGGCCGAGGCTGCCCGGCGCACGCCGATCATCCGCTCCGGCAATATGAGCCTGGGCGTCAACCTGCTCGCCGCGCTGGTACGCAAGGTCGCCGCCACGCTGGGAACCGACTGGGATATCGAGATCGTCGAGATGCATCACCGCATGAAGGTCGATGCGCCTTCCGGCACTGCGGTCCTGCTGGGCGAGGCGGCGGCTGAAGGCCGCGCGGTCGATCTGGCGCAGCATCGCGTCGCGGCGCGCGACGGCATCACCGGTGCGCGCGAGCCCGGCACGATCGGCTTTGCCGCCTTGCGCGGCGGCACGGTGGTCGGAGACCACAAGGTGATCTTCGCCGGCATCGGTGAGCGGCTCGAACTGGCCCATGTCGCCGAGGATCGCAGCCTCTTCGCGCAGGGCGCGGTCAAGGCCGCGCTCTGGGGCAGGGGCCGGGCGCCGGGTCTCTACTCCATGGCCGACGTGCTCGGCCTCGACGCGCTCTGA
- the ihfB gene encoding integration host factor subunit beta codes for MIKSELVQRIADQNTHLYQRDIENIVSAILDEIVKALERGDRVELRGFGAFSRKARSARVGRNPRTGDAVEVEEKFVPVFKTGKELRLRLNGKA; via the coding sequence ATGATTAAGTCCGAACTCGTTCAGCGGATCGCTGATCAGAACACCCACCTTTATCAGCGCGATATCGAGAACATCGTCTCGGCCATCCTGGACGAGATCGTGAAAGCTCTCGAACGCGGCGACAGGGTGGAGCTGCGCGGCTTCGGTGCCTTTTCGCGCAAGGCGCGCTCGGCACGCGTCGGCCGCAATCCCCGCACGGGCGATGCGGTGGAGGTCGAGGAGAAGTTCGTCCCCGTCTTCAAGACGGGCAAGGAGCTGCGGCTGCGCCTCAACGGCAAGGCCTGA
- a CDS encoding conserved exported hypothetical protein (Evidence 4 : Unknown function but conserved in other organisms): MTGSGPRPHRHRMLSWLLALAVLFLISEAAAAGEPAVALDPPRLAQAPEPLCFCWNDGRKIAEGSNSCIRTTQGRRLATCGRVVNMMSWQVTETPCPES, encoded by the coding sequence ATGACCGGATCCGGACCGAGGCCTCACCGACACAGGATGTTGAGCTGGCTGCTCGCGCTCGCGGTCCTGTTCCTGATCAGCGAAGCGGCTGCGGCCGGGGAGCCGGCCGTCGCGCTCGACCCGCCCCGCCTCGCGCAAGCGCCAGAACCGCTCTGCTTCTGCTGGAATGACGGCCGGAAGATCGCGGAGGGATCGAATTCCTGTATCCGGACCACTCAGGGCCGCCGGCTGGCGACCTGCGGGCGCGTGGTCAACATGATGTCCTGGCAGGTCACCGAAACACCCTGCCCCGAGAGCTGA
- a CDS encoding Tripartite tricarboxylate transporter substrate binding protein, with product MTAKIDRRAVLAGAGALLAAPSAGSAQQAWPQGRVIKLVVPFTPGGATDVLGRLVADKLGQSWKTNIVVENRPGAGSNIGTEAVAKAEPNGDTLLIVSVGLATNQYLYAKVNYDPVKDFAPITMVALVPNLLVVNNQLPVKDVAELVAYAKANPGKLTYASSGVGTSLHLSGELFQKLTGTKMVHVPYRGSSQAIQDLIGGRVDLIFDNITSALPQAKSGAIRGLGVTTAKRAPTAPEFPPIAETVPGFDVSSWFALFAPAKTPPEIIAKIQADTKAGIADPALKAKMDALAAEPGGWTSDELGAFLRSEMKKWGDLIKEAGIKAD from the coding sequence ATGACGGCCAAGATCGACCGCCGCGCAGTTCTTGCCGGCGCGGGCGCGCTCCTCGCGGCACCATCCGCCGGCTCGGCACAGCAAGCCTGGCCGCAGGGACGAGTGATCAAGCTCGTCGTGCCGTTCACGCCGGGCGGCGCCACCGACGTGCTCGGCCGGCTCGTCGCCGACAAGCTCGGCCAGAGCTGGAAGACCAATATCGTCGTCGAGAACCGGCCCGGCGCCGGCAGCAATATCGGCACCGAAGCCGTGGCCAAGGCCGAGCCCAACGGCGACACGTTGCTGATCGTCTCCGTCGGGCTGGCGACGAACCAGTACCTCTACGCCAAGGTCAACTACGACCCGGTCAAGGATTTCGCGCCGATCACCATGGTCGCGCTCGTGCCCAACCTGCTCGTCGTCAACAACCAGCTCCCGGTGAAGGACGTCGCCGAACTCGTCGCCTATGCCAAGGCCAATCCGGGCAAGCTGACCTATGCCTCGTCGGGCGTCGGCACCTCGCTGCACCTGTCCGGCGAGCTCTTCCAAAAGCTCACAGGGACGAAGATGGTCCATGTTCCCTATCGCGGCTCCTCCCAGGCCATCCAGGACCTGATCGGCGGCCGGGTCGACCTGATCTTCGACAACATCACCTCGGCCCTGCCGCAGGCGAAGTCCGGCGCCATCCGCGGGCTCGGCGTGACGACGGCCAAGCGGGCGCCGACGGCGCCGGAATTCCCGCCCATCGCCGAAACGGTCCCAGGCTTCGACGTCTCCTCCTGGTTCGCGCTGTTCGCACCGGCCAAGACTCCGCCGGAGATCATCGCCAAGATCCAGGCGGACACCAAGGCCGGCATCGCCGACCCGGCGCTCAAGGCGAAGATGGACGCGCTCGCGGCGGAGCCGGGCGGCTGGACCTCCGACGAACTCGGCGCCTTCCTGCGCTCCGAAATGAAAAAATGGGGCGACCTGATCAAGGAAGCCGGCATCAAGGCGGATTGA
- the grpE gene encoding Protein GrpE, which translates to MTQNPATEDPNLEAAANAAEQAAASDGTEALLAKLQAERDDLKDKLLRTLAEMENLRRRTEREIADAKAYAVTSFARDMLGSSDNLRRALESLPADAMHTANAAAKALHEGVELTERELLKTLERHGVRRIDPQGEKFDPNLHQAMFEAPDAAIAKGLVSKVVQIGYKIGERVLRPALVGVSAGAPKAAEPPADDAPKH; encoded by the coding sequence ATGACGCAGAACCCTGCGACGGAAGACCCCAATCTCGAAGCCGCGGCCAACGCAGCCGAGCAGGCCGCGGCCAGCGATGGCACCGAAGCCTTGCTCGCGAAACTGCAGGCCGAGCGGGACGACCTCAAGGACAAGCTGCTGCGCACCCTCGCGGAGATGGAAAACCTGCGCCGCCGCACCGAGCGCGAGATCGCCGACGCCAAGGCCTATGCCGTGACGAGCTTCGCGCGCGACATGCTCGGCTCGTCGGACAATCTGCGGCGGGCGCTGGAAAGCCTGCCGGCCGATGCGATGCATACCGCCAACGCGGCGGCCAAGGCCCTGCATGAAGGCGTCGAGCTGACCGAGCGCGAGCTGCTGAAGACGCTGGAGCGCCACGGCGTGCGCCGCATCGACCCCCAGGGCGAGAAATTCGACCCGAACCTGCACCAGGCGATGTTCGAGGCGCCGGACGCCGCGATCGCCAAGGGCCTGGTCTCGAAGGTCGTGCAGATCGGCTACAAGATTGGCGAGCGCGTCCTTCGTCCCGCGCTGGTCGGCGTCTCGGCCGGCGCGCCGAAAGCGGCGGAGCCGCCTGCCGACGACGCGCCCAAGCACTGA
- a CDS encoding Ornithine cyclodeaminase codes for MRLFDLAEIDAALSYPALIDVLDEAFRSEVVAPKRGQYAIERPDEENAILLTMPAWSGPNVDKPYIGTKIVSVFFGNGKRNLPGVMGAYLLMDGATGKPLAVMDGNRLTTWRTAAASALASRYMSNPEASHMLMVGAGALAPFIIKAHRSVRPLTEIAIWARRPEAAEATVAELAKDGIAARATTDLEGEARTADIISCATNASEPLIHGHWLKREAHLDLIGGFTMQMREADADALHRARVVVDSSKAIDEGGDVAVAIAEGSYSADKIAGTLADLCHGRIAGRVEGGGITLFKSVGVALEDLAAAVAVWDNRA; via the coding sequence ATGCGCCTTTTCGACCTGGCCGAGATCGACGCGGCCCTGAGCTATCCTGCCCTGATCGATGTCCTCGACGAGGCCTTCCGCAGCGAGGTCGTCGCCCCCAAGCGCGGCCAGTATGCGATCGAGCGGCCGGACGAGGAAAACGCCATCCTGCTGACCATGCCGGCCTGGAGCGGGCCCAACGTCGACAAGCCCTATATCGGCACGAAGATCGTCTCGGTCTTCTTCGGCAACGGCAAGCGCAACCTACCGGGCGTCATGGGCGCCTATCTGCTGATGGACGGCGCCACCGGCAAGCCCCTCGCGGTGATGGACGGCAACCGCCTGACGACCTGGCGCACGGCCGCGGCCTCGGCGCTCGCCTCGCGCTACATGTCCAATCCCGAAGCCAGCCACATGCTGATGGTGGGCGCCGGCGCGCTCGCGCCCTTCATCATCAAGGCGCATCGCTCCGTCCGTCCGCTGACCGAGATCGCGATCTGGGCCCGCAGGCCGGAAGCTGCCGAGGCCACCGTCGCCGAATTGGCGAAGGACGGCATCGCCGCCCGTGCCACGACCGATCTTGAGGGCGAGGCGCGCACGGCCGACATCATCTCCTGCGCCACCAACGCGTCCGAGCCGCTGATCCACGGTCACTGGCTCAAGCGCGAGGCCCATCTCGACCTCATCGGCGGCTTCACGATGCAGATGCGCGAGGCCGATGCCGATGCGCTGCACCGCGCCCGCGTCGTGGTCGATTCGAGCAAGGCGATCGACGAAGGCGGCGATGTCGCCGTCGCGATCGCGGAGGGCAGCTACAGCGCCGACAAGATCGCCGGCACGCTTGCCGATCTCTGCCATGGCCGGATCGCCGGCCGGGTCGAGGGCGGCGGCATCACGCTGTTCAAGTCGGTCGGCGTCGCGCTCGAGGATCTGGCCGCGGCTGTCGCCGTCTGGGACAACCGCGCCTGA
- a CDS encoding Extensin, with protein sequence MQMRRAKLALIALGLVGAAGLAGCGKFQKAQRAAWRDQAEAACMASRQVQLSSYVSLRGSAIDGPGICGMQQPLKVTALQNGSVSLKSPALLACPVVATTDQWFAEVVQPAAMNILGAQVIEIRAGSYSCRAMNNGTYTTRTSEHAYGNAVDVFSFRLNDNRVVTVKDGWRGSPEEQNFLREIFVGACTYFGTVLGPGADPMHYDHLHIDLARHSKGRHVCKPIIKYTPNYNLPPPDPARPYSSAQSAPAPTSPRGGTPAATAYAAGPLLRQPNESLRPPGAVQGGYPVANNGRGQDHSLDAQQRFLEQYDARQRQGRFQPQPLPSEARGPLALPGAVEPSEEETVFGDGGGSGVMDQQGSEEALPISPQRDPFAYSSGRTPTRR encoded by the coding sequence ATGCAGATGCGACGCGCAAAACTCGCCCTCATCGCACTCGGACTGGTCGGCGCCGCCGGCCTGGCCGGCTGCGGCAAGTTCCAGAAAGCCCAGCGCGCCGCCTGGCGCGACCAAGCCGAGGCCGCCTGCATGGCGTCGCGCCAGGTGCAGCTGTCGAGCTATGTCAGCCTGCGCGGCAGCGCCATCGACGGCCCCGGAATCTGCGGCATGCAGCAGCCGCTCAAGGTCACGGCCCTGCAGAACGGCAGCGTCAGCCTGAAGAGTCCCGCCCTGCTCGCCTGCCCGGTCGTCGCGACCACCGATCAATGGTTCGCCGAGGTCGTGCAGCCCGCCGCGATGAACATTCTCGGCGCGCAGGTCATCGAGATTCGCGCTGGCTCCTATTCCTGCCGCGCCATGAACAACGGCACCTATACGACGCGCACCTCGGAGCATGCCTATGGCAACGCCGTCGACGTCTTCTCCTTCCGGCTGAACGACAACCGGGTCGTGACGGTCAAGGACGGCTGGCGCGGCTCGCCCGAGGAGCAGAATTTCCTGCGTGAGATCTTCGTCGGCGCCTGCACCTATTTCGGCACGGTGCTCGGCCCCGGCGCCGACCCGATGCATTACGACCATCTCCATATCGACCTCGCCCGCCATTCGAAGGGGCGGCATGTCTGCAAGCCGATCATCAAGTACACGCCGAACTACAACCTGCCGCCGCCGGACCCGGCCCGGCCCTATTCCTCGGCGCAGAGCGCCCCGGCCCCCACCTCGCCCCGCGGCGGCACGCCGGCCGCCACCGCCTATGCGGCGGGACCGCTGCTGCGCCAGCCGAACGAGAGCCTTCGTCCGCCCGGCGCGGTGCAGGGCGGCTATCCGGTCGCGAACAACGGGCGGGGCCAGGACCACAGCCTCGATGCGCAGCAGCGCTTCCTGGAGCAGTACGACGCGCGCCAGCGCCAGGGGCGTTTCCAGCCGCAGCCGCTGCCGAGCGAGGCGCGCGGGCCGCTGGCGCTGCCCGGCGCGGTCGAGCCCTCGGAGGAAGAGACCGTCTTCGGCGATGGCGGCGGCTCCGGCGTCATGGACCAGCAGGGCTCGGAGGAGGCATTGCCGATCAGCCCCCAGCGCGATCCCTTCGCCTACAGCTCCGGGCGCACGCCGACGCGGCGCTGA